The DNA segment AATCTGGTAAAGTGTCTCTCACTGTTGGAATGAAATTGTCCTCGAATTTCTGGCGTGAAAACTGATTATCCGTAACGACACTGCTCTGGTTTCCAACACTCCCCCAAGGATCCATAACCGGAACGTTACAATTTAGTGATTTATTCAATCAAAACACTTATCACGTTGTTAACAAATATTTACCATTGCTGCCAATATTAAAAgccgagattttttttttagtatagTGAGTACCAGATAGAGACAAATGCGTTTCGCATGTTAAAGATTTGAATTGAGTCACGTCACAATTGGCTCAATATTTGATGATAGCATATACTAGAGGTGATTAAAGTTACGACAAGTGTGTGGGTGACGCTTTGACAGCTGTCGCATTGAACACGTGTTTACGTTTATCGAATTGTGATGAATTTCCGAGTGTAAAGTTGATTAGCAATTTTATAATAGTGTAAACCtgtatatttttcaataattcggtggtttttatttagttttattCAGTGAAGTagataaaatgtcaaaaccgTGCAAGCAGAGGTACGGCAAAAAGAGtagtaataaatttttcaaatcgcGTTTTAAAGGAAAGTCAAACAATTTGAGCAATTCTCAGAGTCACAAAGAGTATCAGCATCAAGATCAGTTCCAGGAAGTGGACGTCGGGATTACGGAATTTATTAGTAAATTTGACGGTTATTCGGGGGTAATCAAGGCAAGGTTTTCCGAttttcaagtgaacgaaattGATTTGAACGGAGACGTGGCCAAACTGACCGATTTGCAAATACCGGCCGACTTCCAGAGTAAAGAGGAGGCAGTTGATGGGGGCGAGGAAGTGCCTGTGGATACGCCTTTGAGTCAGATCCCTCAAAAAACATGGGACGCTATCAAACAAATGATAGATTCATCTGAAGCGCGCGAGGTAGAATTGAACGCGGAGGAGACGACAAAagaggagagagagaaaatCCACGAGTGCTTGAAGAAAGTGTTTGCGAGAAAGATAGTTTGCAATACTGGCACCAAAGATGGCATCAGAACCAtgatattcaaaaaatacagCGGGAAAAATTCTGACAGGCGTTTCAAGTGGCCGAAAGACAAAGGAGAGTATGTCCACTTTTTGGTGTACAAAGAGTGCCTGGACACCCTCGAGACCacgttgaaagtggccacttGCTTGAAAATGTCGCCCTCCCATTTAACTTACGCGGGCGTCAAAGACAAACGCGCCAAGACCACGCAATGGTTCTCAATAAAAAAAGTCGAGCCATGGAAGTTGATCGTGAAGACGCGGCCTTTGAAAAACGTCAGAATCGGGAACATCACCTTCAAAGACAAACCGCTCAAGCTTGGTGAACTCGTCGGAAACAAGTTCCGAATAGCGCTAAGAAACGTGACGGGGGACGACGATCTCATCGAAAAATCGCTGCAAAGTCTCAAAGAGAACggttttataaattattacgGTTTGCAAAGATTCGGAAACGACAAAGAAGTTCCTACTTTTTCTATCGGGGTTCAGCTGCTTTTGGGTAATTGGAAAGAGGtcggttgtaatttttttgtttggttcGTTGTTAATCTGAAACTTCAGGCCTGCCAGATTATTTTGAAGCCGACGAAAGCGGATCAACCCGATTTTG comes from the Tenebrio molitor chromosome 9, icTenMoli1.1, whole genome shotgun sequence genome and includes:
- the LOC138139248 gene encoding pseudouridylate synthase 7 homolog, coding for MSKPCKQRYGKKSSNKFFKSRFKGKSNNLSNSQSHKEYQHQDQFQEVDVGITEFISKFDGYSGVIKARFSDFQVNEIDLNGDVAKLTDLQIPADFQSKEEAVDGGEEVPVDTPLSQIPQKTWDAIKQMIDSSEAREVELNAEETTKEEREKIHECLKKVFARKIVCNTGTKDGIRTMIFKKYSGKNSDRRFKWPKDKGEYVHFLVYKECLDTLETTLKVATCLKMSPSHLTYAGVKDKRAKTTQWFSIKKVEPWKLIVKTRPLKNVRIGNITFKDKPLKLGELVGNKFRIALRNVTGDDDLIEKSLQSLKENGFINYYGLQRFGNDKEVPTFSIGVQLLLGNWKEACQIILKPTKADQPDFDISKAKKVYAETGDAAKALEQFDGSRNTCIEFLLLSGLSKGHANDFVNALTSIPRNTRLLYIHSFQSLIWNLVASKRIEKFGLQVVEGDLVLLEDCNDEAVCDDSEEDTSDRKRTKVKALTSDECSNYTIYDVVLPLPGYDIEYPENLKDFYKETLEKYGLTLEMTKQTVQTYSLSGTYRKLLERVQDLSWKIMHYNDPHYNLIRSDLEELKGLDEPEDVKDGTYKALVLEFCLNSSSYATMVLREILKTDTSSSSHAKLNSYHTVAQEKKKILVEDDASNGEDADEDLDDRIGLLSDKQRYEAFKNIVFNMGSSSLKRKHEDSNQNENSKIAKTTDESS